A stretch of the Deltaproteobacteria bacterium genome encodes the following:
- a CDS encoding FAD-dependent oxidoreductase, protein MTMETLKPLRIQPWGGEDPSLCHQYFYPQGKRPRLTFPERPEIITEVAVVGAGLSGLTAAYELRHKEVVILEADARPGGVCKGGEYRGCRYPEGAAYFLYPTDNDWKGWYQELGLEVDSAVITGPVSCLYYQGQWYPDCFYESGIRQLPISPKGRDDFLRLSQQLAAWERDANGFAPAGLDWEKLDQISLQHYLEVVQGYSSELAPLLDPYCRSCLGAGPAQVSAWAALYFLMSECSPEATSCAFPEGDARLAAALLKGAGPDRLRVRQVVISLQEQPEAIRLCIWDQDRQEPYLLQADLVILAIGKFAARRLLAGVSGWSPEIFQPFQYSNYVVAAVCGLEGFATPGFENWIVGEAAFSDLVLEPHPPASGEPQVMVVYAPQAFPLPRQALLQESVAVKTEEILTGLQKIWPGIDSWAEEIRMYRYGHAQVVPYPGFLSAIRGRIAPRQGRIILAHSDLDGLPCVEAAMLTGQRAARLAQQALQQ, encoded by the coding sequence ATGACGATGGAGACCTTAAAGCCTTTGCGGATTCAGCCCTGGGGCGGAGAGGATCCCAGCCTCTGTCACCAATATTTTTATCCTCAGGGCAAGAGGCCCAGGCTGACTTTCCCGGAGCGGCCTGAAATCATTACTGAAGTGGCCGTGGTCGGTGCCGGGCTGTCGGGGCTGACCGCCGCTTATGAACTGCGCCATAAGGAAGTGGTCATCTTAGAAGCCGATGCTCGGCCCGGAGGCGTCTGCAAAGGGGGAGAATATCGGGGTTGCCGCTATCCGGAAGGCGCGGCCTACTTCCTTTATCCTACTGATAATGACTGGAAAGGCTGGTACCAGGAACTGGGCCTGGAGGTTGACTCAGCCGTAATCACCGGCCCGGTCAGTTGCCTCTATTATCAGGGTCAGTGGTATCCTGACTGTTTTTACGAATCCGGCATTCGGCAATTGCCGATCTCCCCCAAGGGCCGGGATGATTTTTTGCGCCTTTCCCAACAGTTAGCGGCTTGGGAGCGGGATGCGAACGGCTTTGCGCCAGCCGGCCTCGACTGGGAAAAGCTGGACCAGATCAGCCTGCAGCATTACCTGGAGGTGGTCCAGGGCTATTCCTCTGAACTGGCCCCACTTTTGGACCCCTATTGCCGTTCCTGTCTGGGAGCTGGACCGGCCCAGGTGTCGGCCTGGGCGGCACTTTATTTTTTGATGTCAGAATGCTCTCCGGAGGCCACCAGTTGTGCCTTTCCCGAGGGCGATGCCCGCTTGGCGGCCGCTCTGCTTAAAGGAGCTGGGCCGGACCGCCTGAGAGTCCGCCAGGTGGTCATTAGTTTACAGGAACAACCAGAGGCCATCCGGCTTTGTATCTGGGATCAGGACCGGCAGGAGCCTTATCTGCTGCAGGCCGACTTAGTTATCCTGGCGATAGGGAAATTTGCCGCCCGGCGTCTGCTGGCCGGAGTGTCGGGCTGGAGCCCGGAAATTTTTCAGCCCTTTCAATACAGTAATTATGTAGTAGCGGCTGTGTGCGGGCTTGAAGGTTTCGCTACCCCCGGATTTGAAAACTGGATAGTAGGAGAGGCTGCCTTTTCAGACCTGGTTCTGGAACCCCATCCGCCAGCCTCGGGGGAGCCCCAGGTAATGGTGGTTTATGCACCGCAGGCCTTTCCGCTGCCGCGGCAGGCCTTGCTTCAGGAGTCGGTAGCCGTCAAGACTGAAGAAATTCTCACCGGGCTGCAGAAAATCTGGCCTGGTATCGACAGCTGGGCCGAGGAGATCAGAATGTACCGTTACGGCCATGCCCAGGTAGTGCCTTACCCCGGCTTTCTATCCGCCATCCGCGGCCGGATTGCGCCCCGGCAAGGGCGCATCATCCTGGCCCACTCCGACCTGGACGGCCTGCCCTGCGTGGAGGCGGCTATGCTTACCGGACAACGGGCCGCCCGCTTAGCCCAGCAAGCTCTTCAACAATGA